The Burkholderia pyrrocinia genome includes a window with the following:
- a CDS encoding M4 family metallopeptidase: MKKLSRLLSVTAITVASLSAFAQAGDQPAAVDRALQLIQQNPSAFSLATGSAARTLKFAAPQANAPTDGDQFQVRDVIVDPDGTEHVRFDRFYAGLPVIGGDVVVHSNHGQLKQASLTLPAPINLAGKIGKVGDRFVVRNAPDVGAARVKRIAAARFSSDVRRVDDAELVVFARDVTPTLAYAVRVYGKATDAHGDAVLYYVDARTGTVLDAQDLIKTAAATGTGRSLYYGNLTLTTDQTGTNAYRMLDPTRGSGSVYDGRGLIAEDVEQATDLPIFTSSTNVWGNSSTTDRQTVAADIDYGLALTWDYYKTAHNRNGIFNDGRGVKSFAHVVFDTGSGTTGANAAWMPSHIMVYGDGQSGTSLPKPVVSVDVAGHEMSHGVTEATANLNYSGDAGGMNESTSDIFGTLVKFYANNPNDPGNYVIGARVVSGGLRKMYKQDLDGRSFSCYPSGGFSWANPRHDPHFTSGVGNRFFYLLSEGPAVPSTDTGLSRTQLVCNGDTTFSGLGREKAGKIWYRTLTVYLNANSSYPGARRASIQAANDLYGTNSAESATVARAWSAVGVN; encoded by the coding sequence ATGAAGAAACTGTCTCGTCTGCTGTCCGTCACCGCGATTACCGTCGCGAGTCTCAGTGCTTTTGCCCAAGCCGGCGACCAGCCGGCCGCGGTCGACAGGGCGCTGCAACTGATCCAGCAGAACCCGTCCGCCTTCAGCCTGGCTACCGGCAGCGCCGCACGCACGTTGAAGTTCGCGGCGCCGCAGGCGAACGCGCCGACGGACGGCGACCAGTTCCAGGTACGCGACGTGATCGTCGATCCCGACGGCACCGAGCACGTGCGCTTCGACCGCTTCTACGCGGGCCTGCCCGTGATCGGCGGCGACGTCGTCGTCCATTCGAACCACGGGCAGCTGAAGCAAGCAAGCCTGACCCTGCCCGCGCCGATCAATCTCGCCGGCAAGATCGGCAAGGTCGGCGACCGCTTCGTGGTGCGCAACGCGCCCGACGTGGGCGCGGCCAGGGTCAAGCGCATCGCGGCCGCGCGTTTCAGCTCGGACGTGCGCCGCGTCGACGACGCGGAACTCGTCGTGTTCGCGCGCGACGTCACGCCGACGCTGGCCTACGCGGTGCGCGTATACGGCAAGGCGACCGACGCGCACGGCGATGCCGTGCTGTACTACGTCGACGCTCGCACGGGCACCGTGCTCGACGCTCAGGACCTGATCAAGACCGCCGCCGCGACCGGCACCGGCCGCTCGCTGTACTACGGCAACCTGACGCTGACCACCGACCAGACCGGCACGAACGCGTACCGGATGCTCGATCCGACCCGCGGCAGCGGCTCCGTCTACGACGGCCGCGGGCTGATCGCAGAGGATGTCGAGCAAGCGACCGACCTGCCGATCTTCACGAGCAGCACGAACGTGTGGGGCAACAGCTCGACCACCGACCGGCAGACCGTCGCCGCCGACATCGACTACGGCCTCGCATTGACTTGGGACTACTACAAGACTGCGCACAACCGTAACGGCATCTTCAACGACGGGCGCGGCGTGAAGAGTTTCGCGCACGTAGTGTTCGACACCGGCAGCGGCACGACTGGCGCGAACGCGGCATGGATGCCGTCGCACATCATGGTGTACGGCGACGGCCAGTCGGGCACGAGCCTGCCGAAGCCCGTCGTGTCGGTCGACGTGGCCGGGCACGAGATGAGCCACGGCGTGACCGAGGCCACCGCCAACCTGAATTATTCGGGCGACGCGGGCGGCATGAACGAGTCGACGTCCGACATCTTCGGCACGCTCGTGAAGTTCTACGCGAACAACCCGAACGATCCCGGCAACTACGTGATCGGCGCGCGCGTGGTGAGCGGCGGCCTGCGCAAGATGTACAAGCAGGATCTCGACGGCCGGTCGTTCAGCTGCTATCCGTCCGGCGGCTTCTCGTGGGCGAATCCGCGCCACGATCCGCACTTCACGTCGGGCGTCGGCAACCGCTTCTTCTACCTGCTGTCGGAAGGTCCGGCCGTGCCGTCGACCGATACCGGTCTGTCGAGGACGCAGCTGGTCTGCAACGGCGACACGACCTTCAGCGGCCTGGGCCGCGAGAAGGCCGGCAAGATCTGGTACCGGACGCTGACCGTGTACCTGAACGCCAACTCGAGCTACCCGGGCGCGCGGCGTGCGTCGATCCAGGCGGCGAACGACCTGTATGGCACAAACTCGGCCGAGAGCGCAACAGTCGCGCGCGCGTGGAGTGCGGTCGGGGTGAACTGA
- a CDS encoding helix-turn-helix transcriptional regulator, translating into MQRDQLIGDLYEAALCPDGFLDVFHRVSETLGANVFHMFSWDAARNAPKFSIYSPRAEFDEVVALYDQYYGALDPRRGFVENAPLGEFVCCQDHLTERDVERSEFFQDFQIPSGFRYLMGVRFARPGSDNILLGLLRACGRPPYSPEERATLTGMAVHLQRSINLWQDARVLLRDAALGTELMEELGLSVFALDRHSRVVFVNRAAESMLRATTCFKLEHGHLSAASAPQNDALKAALARVAKTRKSESLALSGTLSAAHEIFLGIAALSGQARHAAVGDATLLVTVRQRSAAPLVVAQQLRQAFGLSSAEAAVAEALIGGKTPDECAASAGVSLATIRTQLRAIYEKTHSRNQAEAVGRMLWVLPQHKRDD; encoded by the coding sequence ATGCAACGGGACCAACTCATCGGGGACCTCTATGAGGCCGCGCTGTGTCCGGATGGTTTTCTCGACGTATTCCACCGGGTATCCGAAACGCTCGGCGCAAACGTTTTTCATATGTTCAGTTGGGATGCCGCTCGCAATGCACCGAAATTCTCGATTTACTCGCCGCGCGCGGAGTTCGACGAGGTCGTCGCGCTCTACGACCAGTATTACGGCGCGCTCGATCCGCGCCGCGGCTTTGTCGAGAACGCACCGCTCGGCGAATTCGTTTGCTGTCAGGATCACCTGACCGAGCGCGACGTCGAGCGCAGCGAGTTCTTCCAGGACTTTCAGATTCCGTCGGGCTTTCGCTACCTGATGGGGGTTCGCTTCGCGCGCCCGGGCAGCGACAACATCTTGCTCGGGTTACTGAGAGCGTGCGGCCGACCGCCCTATTCGCCGGAAGAACGCGCGACCCTGACGGGCATGGCAGTGCATCTGCAACGCTCGATCAACCTCTGGCAGGATGCAAGAGTGCTGCTTCGAGACGCTGCGCTCGGCACCGAACTGATGGAGGAACTGGGCTTGTCCGTCTTCGCACTGGACAGGCATTCGCGCGTCGTGTTCGTCAACCGGGCCGCAGAGTCGATGCTGCGCGCGACCACCTGCTTCAAGCTCGAGCACGGTCATCTGAGCGCGGCGAGCGCGCCGCAGAATGACGCACTCAAGGCGGCGCTTGCGCGCGTCGCGAAGACCCGCAAAAGCGAGAGCCTCGCCCTTTCCGGCACCTTGAGCGCCGCGCACGAAATCTTTCTCGGCATCGCCGCCCTGTCGGGACAGGCGCGCCATGCCGCCGTCGGCGACGCGACGCTGCTGGTCACGGTCAGGCAACGCAGCGCCGCCCCGCTCGTCGTCGCGCAACAGTTGCGGCAGGCCTTTGGCTTGTCGAGCGCCGAAGCCGCCGTCGCCGAAGCGTTGATCGGCGGCAAGACGCCGGACGAATGCGCGGCCAGCGCCGGCGTGTCGCTCGCGACCATTCGTACCCAGTTGCGCGCGATCTACGAGAAGACACATTCGCGGAATCAGGCCGAGGCGGTGGGACGGATGCTCTGGGTGCTCCCGCAGCACAAGCGCGACGATTGA
- a CDS encoding enoyl-CoA hydratase/isomerase family protein: MLGNPPLNLIATAFSEHLSEAVHEASEANIRALLVRAEGPNFSQGGDILDFIDKEFNAWRTFISDMHHSYRKIEALQIPTVCAVRGRAWGGAFELALACDLVVAADNASFRCIEPSVGTIPVCGAVQRIAERAGPARAARYVMLSEVMSGTTAGELGIAAFVVPEADVEKAALDLAIRLSNGPTRSYAAIRALLKAWSAGGVPGADQVVLDLGMPLHNTEDARRGRTARVDAMKRGVEPEPVVFYGR; encoded by the coding sequence GTGCTCGGGAATCCGCCGCTCAACCTGATTGCAACCGCGTTTTCCGAACACCTGAGCGAAGCCGTCCACGAGGCCAGCGAAGCGAACATCCGGGCGCTTCTCGTGCGCGCGGAAGGCCCGAACTTCAGCCAGGGCGGCGATATCCTGGATTTCATCGACAAGGAATTCAATGCGTGGCGCACCTTCATCAGCGACATGCATCACTCGTATCGCAAAATCGAAGCGCTGCAGATTCCGACCGTGTGTGCCGTGCGCGGCCGGGCCTGGGGCGGCGCGTTCGAACTGGCGCTCGCTTGCGACCTGGTCGTGGCTGCGGATAACGCATCGTTTCGCTGCATCGAGCCGTCGGTCGGCACCATCCCCGTCTGCGGTGCCGTTCAACGGATTGCGGAACGTGCGGGGCCGGCACGCGCGGCACGCTACGTGATGTTGAGCGAGGTGATGTCGGGTACGACGGCGGGTGAACTGGGCATCGCCGCATTCGTGGTGCCGGAAGCCGATGTGGAAAAAGCTGCGCTGGATCTGGCGATCCGGCTTTCGAACGGTCCGACGCGCTCGTATGCGGCCATCCGCGCGCTGCTGAAAGCCTGGTCGGCGGGCGGTGTGCCGGGCGCCGACCAGGTGGTGCTCGATCTCGGGATGCCGTTGCACAACACCGAAGACGCGCGACGCGGGCGGACGGCCCGCGTCGACGCGATGAAGCGGGGCGTGGAACCCGAACCGGTCGTTTTTTACGGGCGCTGA
- a CDS encoding AMP-binding protein encodes MKIQTGTSGPGNDATLPVDGLSCVKGDTGSALSELTVPALLAETVKRHGERPAVVFRAQGVRWNWQAFADEVDAMAAGLHAMGLRRGDRIGIWSPNRFEWTVTQFATARLGLILVNVNPAYRLAELEYALNKVGCKAIVAPESFKTSRYLDMLQTLAPELKHCEPGDLRAARLPTLRWVIRMEDVPTPGMLTYRQVLARGAGVSMDELDAIAAGLDANDPINIQFTSGTTGAPKGATLTHRNIINNARFVAAAMNLREGDRLCVPVPLYHCFGMVMSVLACTVSGACMVFPGEAFDALATMAAVSDERCTALHGVPTMFIAQLDHPDFAQYDFSSLRTGIMAGAPCPIEVMKRVVSTMHMTEVTIAYGMTETSPVSFQSATDDPLDKRVSTVGRIQPHLECKVVDVDGKVVPVGETGELCTRGYSVMLGYWDDEARTRDAIRDGWMHTGDLATIDADGYCNIVGRVKDMLIRGGENVYPREIEEFLFRHPKVQTVQVFGVPDRKYGEEICAWIVLKPGQEASEDEIRDFCRDRIAHFKIPRYIRFVEDMPMTVTGKAQKFAMRESMIRELDLNVSRTA; translated from the coding sequence ATGAAGATTCAGACTGGAACATCCGGGCCCGGCAACGATGCGACGCTGCCGGTCGATGGACTGTCCTGCGTCAAAGGCGACACCGGTTCCGCGTTGAGCGAACTGACCGTGCCGGCCCTGCTGGCCGAAACCGTGAAGCGCCACGGCGAACGGCCCGCCGTCGTATTCCGCGCGCAGGGCGTTCGCTGGAATTGGCAGGCGTTCGCCGACGAGGTCGACGCGATGGCGGCCGGCCTGCATGCGATGGGCCTGCGCCGAGGCGACCGTATCGGCATCTGGTCACCCAACCGGTTCGAGTGGACGGTGACCCAGTTTGCGACCGCCCGGCTCGGTCTGATACTGGTCAACGTCAATCCGGCGTATCGGCTTGCGGAGCTTGAATACGCGCTGAACAAGGTGGGCTGCAAGGCCATCGTCGCGCCCGAGTCGTTCAAGACGTCCCGTTACCTGGACATGCTGCAGACCCTGGCTCCCGAGCTGAAGCACTGCGAGCCCGGCGATTTGCGTGCGGCAAGGCTGCCCACGCTGCGATGGGTGATTCGCATGGAGGATGTGCCCACACCGGGCATGCTGACGTATCGGCAGGTGCTTGCGCGTGGCGCAGGCGTGTCGATGGACGAGCTGGATGCGATTGCCGCGGGGCTCGACGCCAACGACCCGATCAACATCCAGTTCACCAGCGGCACCACCGGCGCGCCCAAGGGCGCCACGTTGACGCACCGGAACATCATCAACAACGCACGGTTCGTGGCCGCGGCCATGAACTTGCGGGAAGGGGACCGGCTGTGCGTGCCCGTACCGCTGTATCACTGCTTCGGCATGGTGATGTCGGTCCTCGCGTGTACGGTCAGCGGCGCGTGCATGGTCTTCCCGGGCGAGGCGTTCGATGCGTTGGCCACCATGGCGGCCGTGAGCGACGAGCGTTGCACCGCGCTGCACGGTGTCCCGACGATGTTCATCGCGCAGCTCGACCACCCGGATTTCGCTCAATACGATTTCTCCAGCCTGCGCACCGGCATCATGGCCGGCGCGCCGTGCCCGATCGAGGTGATGAAACGGGTCGTGTCGACCATGCACATGACGGAGGTCACCATTGCCTACGGCATGACGGAAACCAGCCCGGTGTCGTTCCAGAGCGCAACGGACGATCCGCTCGACAAGCGGGTGTCGACGGTCGGCCGCATCCAGCCGCATCTCGAGTGCAAGGTGGTCGACGTGGACGGGAAGGTCGTGCCGGTTGGCGAGACGGGCGAACTGTGCACCCGCGGCTACTCGGTCATGCTCGGCTACTGGGATGACGAAGCGCGAACGCGCGACGCGATCCGCGACGGCTGGATGCACACCGGCGACCTCGCGACGATCGATGCCGACGGCTACTGCAATATCGTCGGGCGTGTGAAGGACATGCTCATTCGCGGCGGCGAGAACGTCTACCCGCGCGAGATCGAAGAGTTCCTGTTCCGCCATCCCAAGGTGCAGACCGTGCAGGTATTCGGGGTGCCCGATCGGAAGTACGGCGAGGAGATTTGCGCGTGGATCGTGCTCAAGCCGGGCCAGGAGGCGTCCGAGGACGAGATCCGTGACTTCTGCCGGGACCGGATCGCGCACTTCAAGATCCCGCGTTATATCCGCTTCGTCGAAGACATGCCGATGACGGTGACTGGAAAAGCGCAGAAGTTCGCCATGCGCGAAAGCATGATCCGGGAACTCGATCTGAATGTAAGCAGAACTGCCTGA
- a CDS encoding porin, producing the protein MSLRTNGFGEGLARRKAVWLGLSTLAVCASGAAHAQSSVTLYGIIDTGVEYVTNVGPQKQSVAKVPQLTGSLPSRWGIRGKEDLGGGLSAVFVLESGFSPGQGTLNQSGRLFGRQAYVGLSGRWGTLSFGRQYSQIYWAIPGDTMGPNIYAAGLLDTYLAQARLDNTIVYSITSSGFTFGVSYSLGRDAVAPAAAGGCAGQSPTDYRACKTIAAMVKYEAQSWGIATAIDRNNGGGGPGSPLPRSSQTDTRAVIDGYVKFGTATIGGGFLHRINHGELAPGVVDASSNYWWLGATYLPVPTIVLDAQFGHLTVSGHDAGASVIAARAMYLLSKRSSVYVTAGRIFNQRNSVLTIDGGTAGTASWPAAGVDQTGVMLGIRHMF; encoded by the coding sequence ATGAGTCTGCGGACAAATGGGTTTGGAGAAGGGCTGGCGCGGCGCAAGGCGGTCTGGCTCGGACTTTCGACGCTCGCGGTGTGCGCGTCGGGAGCCGCTCACGCGCAATCGAGCGTGACGCTGTACGGGATCATCGATACCGGCGTCGAATACGTGACGAATGTCGGGCCCCAGAAGCAGAGTGTGGCGAAGGTGCCGCAACTCACCGGGTCGTTGCCGTCGCGGTGGGGCATTCGTGGCAAGGAGGATCTGGGCGGCGGCCTGAGCGCGGTCTTCGTGCTGGAGTCGGGCTTCTCGCCGGGGCAGGGGACGCTGAACCAGAGCGGCCGCCTGTTTGGCCGGCAGGCGTACGTCGGGCTGTCGGGGCGGTGGGGCACGCTGTCGTTCGGCCGTCAGTATTCGCAGATCTATTGGGCGATACCGGGCGACACGATGGGGCCGAACATCTATGCGGCGGGGCTGCTCGACACGTATCTGGCCCAGGCGCGTCTCGACAACACGATCGTCTACAGCATTACGTCGTCGGGCTTCACTTTCGGCGTCAGTTATTCGCTCGGCCGGGACGCGGTCGCGCCCGCGGCCGCCGGCGGATGCGCGGGCCAGTCGCCGACCGACTACCGCGCGTGCAAGACGATCGCCGCGATGGTGAAATACGAAGCGCAGAGCTGGGGCATCGCGACCGCGATCGACCGGAACAATGGCGGCGGCGGGCCCGGCTCGCCGCTGCCGCGCAGCTCGCAGACCGACACGCGCGCCGTCATCGACGGCTACGTGAAGTTCGGCACCGCGACGATCGGCGGCGGCTTCCTGCACCGCATCAACCACGGGGAGCTGGCGCCGGGCGTCGTCGATGCGAGCAGCAATTACTGGTGGCTCGGCGCGACTTATCTGCCGGTTCCAACGATCGTCCTCGACGCGCAGTTCGGCCATCTCACGGTGAGCGGACACGATGCCGGCGCGTCCGTGATCGCGGCGCGCGCGATGTATCTGCTGTCGAAGCGCAGCTCGGTGTACGTGACGGCAGGGCGCATCTTCAATCAGCGCAACTCCGTGCTCACGATCGACGGCGGCACCGCGGGCACTGCTTCGTGGCCGGCGGCGGGCGTGGATCAGACCGGGGTGATGCTCGGCATTCGCCATATGTTCTGA
- a CDS encoding bacteriohemerythrin → MKESEDHQAGAHPRSVPSPAETAGFVWNDDYALGHGSMDDTHHEFVECVNALLMTSDDDLERALDAFAEHAHRHFGDEDAAMRDTAYGSAGCHIDEHAAVLRSTDEVRAALAEGRPQVVRSFARALAGWFPEHVRVMDQGLARWLVQQQLGASPVVIRRRLPVAA, encoded by the coding sequence ATGAAAGAATCAGAAGATCATCAGGCTGGCGCCCATCCCCGGAGCGTGCCGTCGCCGGCCGAAACCGCCGGCTTCGTCTGGAACGACGACTACGCGCTCGGCCACGGATCGATGGACGACACGCACCACGAATTCGTCGAATGCGTGAACGCGCTGCTCATGACATCGGACGACGACCTCGAGCGCGCGCTCGACGCCTTTGCCGAGCATGCGCACCGCCACTTCGGTGACGAGGATGCCGCGATGCGCGACACGGCCTATGGCTCCGCGGGCTGCCATATCGACGAGCACGCGGCCGTGCTGCGGTCGACCGACGAAGTTCGCGCCGCGCTGGCCGAAGGCCGGCCGCAGGTCGTCCGTTCATTTGCCCGCGCATTGGCCGGGTGGTTTCCCGAGCATGTGCGCGTGATGGACCAAGGGCTCGCGCGCTGGCTCGTTCAGCAACAACTGGGCGCGTCGCCGGTGGTCATCCGGCGCCGTCTTCCTGTCGCGGCCTGA
- a CDS encoding PDR/VanB family oxidoreductase, which produces MERNTPPSNALLQVGVSAKTWLADDIVGYEFEPLSDERLPDFEAGAHIDVHLPGGLVRQYSLYDLPGEPSRYRIGVLRDPQSRGGSASLHDDVRAGDTLSISAPRNHFALHRGPERSLLFAGGIGITPILGMAQQLARESRPFVMHYCGRSLSRMAFVERVQQMSSGDDSHARVHVHVDDGPAAQHLDARAEIGSPSADTHLYVCGPTGFMDLILQTARALGWDEAHLHREYFAAAPVEPSDEDAPFEIEIHGSGDVIRVGAGQSAAHALLDAGFNLPLSCEQGVCGTCMTRVLAGEPDHRDLYLTDDEKARNDSFMPCCSRAKTARLVLDL; this is translated from the coding sequence ATGGAACGGAACACCCCCCCATCGAACGCGTTGCTGCAAGTCGGCGTATCCGCGAAGACGTGGCTGGCCGACGATATCGTCGGCTATGAATTCGAGCCGCTGTCGGACGAGCGGCTGCCCGACTTCGAAGCGGGTGCGCATATCGACGTGCACCTGCCGGGCGGGCTCGTGCGTCAGTACTCGCTGTACGACCTGCCCGGCGAGCCGTCGCGCTATCGCATCGGCGTACTGCGCGACCCGCAATCGCGCGGCGGATCCGCGAGCCTGCACGACGACGTCCGCGCGGGCGACACGCTGTCGATCAGCGCGCCGCGCAATCACTTTGCGCTGCACCGCGGCCCCGAGCGGTCGCTGCTGTTTGCGGGCGGCATCGGCATCACGCCGATCCTCGGCATGGCGCAGCAACTGGCGCGCGAGAGCCGGCCGTTCGTCATGCACTACTGCGGCCGCTCGCTGTCGCGGATGGCGTTCGTCGAGCGCGTGCAGCAGATGTCGTCCGGCGACGATTCGCACGCACGGGTGCATGTTCACGTCGACGACGGCCCGGCCGCGCAGCACCTCGACGCGCGCGCCGAGATCGGCTCGCCGTCGGCCGACACGCATCTGTATGTCTGCGGGCCGACGGGCTTCATGGATCTCATCCTGCAGACCGCCCGCGCGCTCGGTTGGGACGAAGCGCATCTGCACCGCGAATATTTCGCGGCGGCGCCGGTCGAGCCGTCGGATGAAGACGCTCCGTTCGAAATCGAAATTCACGGCAGCGGCGACGTGATCCGGGTGGGTGCCGGCCAAAGCGCTGCGCATGCGCTGCTGGACGCGGGATTCAACCTGCCGCTGTCGTGCGAACAAGGCGTTTGCGGCACCTGCATGACCCGGGTGCTGGCCGGCGAGCCCGACCATCGGGATCTCTATCTCACCGACGACGAGAAAGCGCGCAACGACAGCTTCATGCCGTGCTGCTCGCGCGCGAAGACTGCGCGGCTGGTACTCGATCTCTGA
- a CDS encoding Rieske 2Fe-2S domain-containing protein produces the protein MLTKQDNELMCRTGPGTAMGNAMRRFWLPVIQSSDLPQPNGDPNTIELLGQRFVVWRDRDGRPGLYDEGCLHRGASMQLARADGDGLRCIYHGWKFAVDGTVLETPNVPDPKFKSRIRGRTYPVREAGGLMWAYLGPEGNAPPFPHRAFMDLPDAHRINVCAIVNCNFVQVIEGLVDSSHLTVLHSSALARTNDSDLDYAGKITHMQFDAAPTIEADETDFGFHYVAIRQAGENRIARVTSFIAPGFIANANGDVWLAAVPINDERCYFFHVWWDAEKPVGEEPLRSAQLKFVGLDEPTLRKYGMTLDTCDSPAAMSFANGYRQDRRAQRDGHFTGFDSITQEDAACSISSGAIRDRSQEMLSTADLAISRLHRTLLACARAERDQQDIPALRAESGRAIGVSGEIGPGEDWRRLVPHHRIVSSSGARTQRNT, from the coding sequence ATGTTGACCAAGCAGGACAATGAACTGATGTGCCGCACGGGCCCGGGCACCGCGATGGGCAATGCGATGCGCCGCTTCTGGCTGCCGGTGATCCAGTCGTCCGACCTCCCGCAGCCGAACGGCGACCCGAACACGATCGAGCTGCTCGGGCAACGTTTCGTGGTCTGGCGCGACCGGGACGGCCGGCCCGGCCTCTACGACGAAGGCTGCCTGCACCGCGGCGCGTCGATGCAACTCGCCCGCGCGGACGGCGACGGCCTGCGCTGCATCTATCACGGCTGGAAATTCGCGGTGGACGGCACGGTGCTCGAAACGCCGAACGTTCCCGATCCGAAGTTCAAGAGCCGTATCAGGGGCCGCACGTACCCGGTGCGCGAAGCGGGCGGCCTGATGTGGGCGTACCTCGGCCCGGAGGGCAACGCGCCGCCGTTCCCGCACCGGGCCTTCATGGACCTGCCGGATGCCCATCGCATCAACGTGTGCGCGATCGTCAACTGCAATTTCGTGCAGGTGATCGAAGGGCTCGTCGACTCGTCGCATCTGACCGTGCTGCACAGCTCCGCGCTGGCCCGGACCAACGACTCCGACCTCGACTACGCGGGGAAGATCACGCACATGCAGTTCGACGCGGCCCCGACGATCGAGGCGGACGAGACGGATTTCGGCTTTCACTACGTCGCGATCCGCCAGGCCGGCGAAAACCGCATCGCCCGCGTCACGTCGTTCATCGCGCCGGGCTTCATCGCCAACGCGAACGGCGACGTGTGGCTCGCCGCGGTCCCGATCAACGACGAGCGCTGCTACTTCTTCCACGTGTGGTGGGATGCCGAAAAGCCCGTCGGCGAAGAGCCGCTGCGCAGCGCGCAGCTCAAGTTCGTGGGCCTCGACGAGCCGACGCTGCGCAAATACGGGATGACGCTCGACACCTGCGACTCGCCGGCGGCGATGTCGTTTGCCAACGGCTATCGCCAGGATCGCCGGGCCCAACGCGACGGCCACTTCACCGGATTCGACAGCATCACGCAGGAAGACGCCGCATGCAGCATCTCGAGCGGCGCGATCCGCGACCGGTCGCAGGAAATGCTGTCGACCGCGGATCTCGCGATCAGCCGCCTTCATCGCACGCTGCTCGCGTGCGCGCGCGCGGAGCGCGATCAGCAGGACATTCCGGCGCTGCGCGCGGAATCCGGCCGCGCGATCGGCGTGTCCGGCGAAATCGGCCCGGGCGAGGACTGGCGGCGGCTGGTTCCGCACCACCGGATCGTGTCGTCTTCCGGCGCACGCACGCAGCGCAACACATAA
- a CDS encoding Rieske 2Fe-2S domain-containing protein, with protein MLSHEDNEMLCRVGPGTPGGALMRRYWHPVCTSAQLPDPDGAPLRVRLLGEQYVAFRDTNGQVGLLEELCMHRGASLALGRVEEGGIRCLYHGWKFSVSGAVMETPNHADPKYAARMKAPAFPVREAGGIVWAYVGPQEQEPAFSRYAFMDAEPNHRVVLRINVACNYLQLVEGGEDSSHVGVLHTNMARPGWKDDAFTRNPDVVNPAALASNDLEPSLKIEDTAFGFHYVALRKTDEPGVRNARVVPFIVPYGRIIPAPAFLFTVLEVPEDDTHTSTYIVVHGDSPITEEKIVELLGLDDPKYYDRKNCTFNASWADSFGQSRALMKENWTGLRGVEVEDATIGLSQGPLYDRSREHLVPADQAVVRVRRALLAAVKRVMNDEPPPALGLDLRGVGACDRPLADDASWQDLLPSHRETIEA; from the coding sequence ATGTTGAGCCACGAAGATAACGAAATGTTGTGCCGCGTCGGCCCGGGCACGCCCGGCGGCGCATTGATGCGACGTTACTGGCACCCGGTCTGCACGTCCGCGCAACTGCCGGATCCGGACGGCGCACCGCTGCGCGTGCGTCTGCTCGGCGAGCAGTATGTCGCGTTCCGGGACACGAACGGCCAGGTCGGCCTGCTCGAGGAGCTGTGCATGCACCGCGGCGCGTCGCTCGCACTCGGCCGCGTCGAGGAAGGCGGCATTCGCTGCCTGTATCACGGCTGGAAGTTCAGCGTGTCGGGCGCCGTGATGGAAACGCCGAACCATGCGGACCCGAAGTACGCGGCACGGATGAAGGCGCCCGCGTTTCCGGTGCGCGAGGCCGGCGGCATCGTGTGGGCCTACGTCGGCCCGCAGGAGCAGGAGCCCGCGTTCTCGCGCTACGCGTTCATGGATGCGGAACCGAACCATCGCGTCGTGCTGCGCATCAACGTCGCGTGCAACTACCTGCAACTGGTCGAAGGCGGCGAGGACAGCTCGCACGTCGGCGTGCTGCACACCAACATGGCGCGGCCGGGCTGGAAGGACGATGCGTTCACGCGCAATCCGGATGTCGTGAACCCGGCCGCGCTCGCGTCGAACGACCTCGAGCCGTCGCTGAAAATCGAGGACACGGCGTTCGGCTTTCACTACGTCGCGCTGCGCAAGACCGACGAGCCGGGCGTACGCAACGCGCGCGTCGTTCCGTTCATCGTGCCGTACGGCCGCATCATTCCCGCGCCGGCGTTTCTGTTCACCGTGCTCGAAGTGCCCGAAGACGACACGCACACGAGCACCTACATCGTCGTGCACGGCGACTCGCCGATCACCGAGGAAAAGATCGTCGAGCTGCTCGGCCTGGACGATCCGAAGTATTACGATCGCAAGAACTGCACGTTCAACGCGAGCTGGGCCGATTCGTTCGGCCAGAGCCGCGCGCTGATGAAGGAAAACTGGACCGGCCTGCGCGGCGTCGAAGTCGAGGACGCGACGATCGGGCTGTCCCAGGGCCCGCTCTACGACCGGTCGCGCGAGCATCTGGTGCCCGCGGACCAGGCCGTCGTGCGCGTGCGCCGCGCGCTGCTGGCAGCGGTCAAGCGCGTGATGAACGACGAGCCGCCGCCGGCGCTCGGGCTCGATCTGCGCGGCGTCGGCGCGTGCGACCGGCCACTCGCGGACGATGCATCCTGGCAGGATCTGCTGCCGTCGCATCGCGAAACCATCGAAGCGTAA